One Aegilops tauschii subsp. strangulata cultivar AL8/78 chromosome 7, Aet v6.0, whole genome shotgun sequence genomic window carries:
- the LOC109763102 gene encoding uncharacterized protein yields the protein MARKRRRAEQRTPAPSPPPLLRTKSSQRQPVVVFAHGAGAPSSSDWMTRWKEMAKDALDAIEVVTFDYPYMSGGKRRPPPKADKLVDHHLSVVKNAVAEHPGHPLVLMGKSMGSRVSCMVASSDDISVSAVICLGYPLKGVKGALRDEILLKLMVPTMFVQGNKDGLCPLDKLELTRKKMTCKNELHVVDGGDHSFKIGQKYQKSAGINQHDVELEAVKAIAQFVQNSIAESLT from the exons ATGGCTCGCAAGCGCCGCCGCGCGGAACAGCGCACGCCGGCGCCATCTCCGCCTCCGCTCCTTCGGACTAAATCGTCTCAGCGGCAACCGGTGGTCGTCTTCGCCCACGGCgccggcgccccctcctcctctgACTGGATGACCCG CTGGAAGGAGATGGCGAAAGATGCCCTGGATGCCATTGAAGTGGTGACATTCGACTATCCAT ATATGTCGGGTGGTAAACGGAGGCCTCCCCCGAAGGCGGACAAGCTTGTCGACCATCATCTCAGTGTGGTGAAGAATGCTGTAGCAGAGCATCCTGGTCACCCGCTTGTTCTTATGGGGAAGTCTATGGGTTCGAG GGTCAGCTGCATGGTAGCTAGCTCCGATGATATCAGTGTTTCTGCAGTCATATGCTTGGGTTATCCATTGAAG GGAGTGAAAGGGGCACTGAGGGACGAGATACTACTAAAGCTGATGGTTCCAACAATGTTTGTGCAG GGCAACAAAGATGGCCTATGCCCCTTGGACAAGCTTGAGTTAACTCGGAAGAAGATGACCTGCAAGAATGAACTGCATGTTGTTGATGGTGGTGACCACTCTTTCAAAATCGGCCAAAAGTACCAAAAATCTGCTGGAATAAATCAACATGATGTTGAATTAGAAGCTGTTAAAGCAATTGCACAGTTCGTCCAGAACTCCATAGCAGAAAGCTTAACCTAG